Proteins encoded by one window of Streptomyces uncialis:
- a CDS encoding nitrite/sulfite reductase: MVSTASTPPQKPAAAAPRRKVSRHRGEGQWAKGHYTPLNGNEQFKKDDDGLNVRTRIETIYSKAGFDSIDPNDLRGRMRWWGLYTQRKPGIDGGKTAILEPEELDDKYFMMRVRIDGGRLSTQQLRVIGEISQEFARGTADLTDRQNVQYHWIRIEDVPEIWRRLEAVGLSSTEACGDTPRVILGSPVAGIAEEEIIDGTPAIEEIYRRIVGNKDFSNLPRKFKSAVSGSPLLDVAHEINDIAFVGVEHPELGPGFDVWVGGGLSTNPKLGVRLGTWVSLDDVPDVYEGVISIFRDHGFRRLRTRARLKFLVADWGAEKFRQVLEDEYLLRKLHDGPAPEQPVERWRDHVGVHRQKDGRYYIGFAPRVGRVDGTILTKIAQLAEDHGSGRLRTTAEQKMIVLDITEDRVDSVVAALEALDLRVTPSPFRRGTMACTGIEYCKLAIVETKARAASLIDELERRLPEFEEPLTINLNGCPNACARIQVADIGLKGQLVLDDDGNQVEGYQVHLGGALGLEAGFGRKVRGLKVTSSELPDYVERVVRRFEAEREDGERFATWVTRASEEALS; this comes from the coding sequence ATGGTCTCCACGGCCTCGACGCCGCCGCAGAAGCCCGCCGCAGCCGCGCCCCGCCGCAAGGTGAGCCGTCACCGCGGTGAGGGCCAGTGGGCCAAGGGGCACTACACCCCGCTGAACGGCAACGAGCAGTTCAAGAAGGACGACGACGGTCTCAATGTGCGGACCCGCATCGAGACGATCTACTCCAAGGCCGGTTTCGACTCGATCGACCCCAACGACCTCCGGGGACGCATGCGTTGGTGGGGTCTGTACACCCAGCGCAAGCCCGGGATCGACGGCGGCAAGACCGCGATCCTGGAGCCCGAGGAGCTGGACGACAAGTACTTCATGATGCGCGTGCGCATCGACGGCGGACGGCTCAGCACCCAGCAGCTGCGGGTGATCGGTGAGATCTCCCAGGAGTTCGCGCGCGGCACCGCCGACCTCACCGACCGGCAGAACGTCCAGTACCACTGGATCCGGATCGAGGACGTCCCGGAGATCTGGCGGCGGCTGGAAGCGGTCGGTCTGTCCAGCACCGAGGCGTGCGGCGACACCCCGCGGGTGATCCTCGGTTCGCCCGTCGCGGGCATCGCCGAGGAGGAGATCATCGACGGCACCCCCGCCATCGAGGAGATCTACCGCCGGATCGTGGGCAACAAGGACTTCTCCAACCTGCCCCGCAAGTTCAAGTCCGCGGTCTCCGGCTCACCGCTGCTCGACGTGGCGCACGAGATCAACGACATCGCCTTCGTCGGGGTCGAACACCCCGAGCTGGGACCCGGCTTCGACGTCTGGGTCGGCGGCGGGCTGTCCACCAACCCCAAGCTCGGTGTCCGGCTGGGCACCTGGGTGTCCCTGGACGACGTCCCGGACGTCTACGAGGGCGTCATCTCGATCTTCCGCGACCACGGCTTCCGCCGGCTGCGGACCCGCGCCCGGCTGAAGTTCCTCGTGGCCGACTGGGGCGCGGAGAAGTTCCGCCAGGTCCTGGAGGACGAGTACCTGCTGCGCAAGCTGCACGACGGGCCCGCGCCCGAACAGCCCGTGGAGCGCTGGCGCGACCATGTCGGCGTCCACCGCCAGAAGGACGGCCGCTACTACATCGGTTTCGCGCCGCGCGTCGGCCGGGTGGACGGCACGATCCTCACCAAGATCGCCCAACTCGCCGAGGACCACGGCTCGGGACGCCTGCGGACCACCGCCGAGCAGAAGATGATCGTCCTCGACATCACGGAGGACCGGGTCGACTCGGTGGTCGCCGCGCTCGAAGCGCTGGACCTGCGGGTCACCCCGTCCCCGTTCCGCCGCGGCACCATGGCGTGCACGGGCATCGAGTACTGCAAGCTCGCCATCGTCGAGACCAAGGCGCGTGCCGCGTCCCTCATCGACGAGCTGGAGCGCAGACTGCCCGAGTTCGAGGAGCCGCTGACCATCAACCTCAACGGCTGCCCCAACGCCTGTGCCCGTATCCAGGTGGCGGACATCGGTCTCAAGGGACAGCTCGTCCTGGACGACGACGGCAACCAGGTCGAGGGCTACCAGGTGCACCTCGGCGGCGCGCTCGGTCTGGAGGCCGGGTTCGGCCGCAAGGTGCGCGGGCTCAAGGTCACCTCCAGCGAACTTCCCGACTATGTCGAGCGTGTGGTGCGACGGTTCGAGGCGGAGCGCGAGGACGGCGAGCGGTTCGCCACCTGGGTGACCCGTGCCTCCGAGGAGGCACTGTCATGA
- a CDS encoding VOC family protein codes for MNVRFDLVSVVVSDMAASVAFYRRLGLAFPAGSETAPHAEAELPGGLRFALDTEETIRSFLPGFTTPSGDGRVGLAFLCEDGVDAVYEELLAAGYKGEHPPWDAPWGQRYALVLDPDGNSVDLFAPLG; via the coding sequence ATGAACGTACGATTCGATCTTGTCAGTGTCGTGGTCTCCGACATGGCGGCATCCGTCGCCTTCTACCGCCGGCTCGGCCTGGCGTTCCCCGCCGGTTCCGAGACCGCTCCGCACGCGGAGGCCGAACTGCCCGGGGGCCTGCGCTTCGCGCTCGACACGGAGGAGACCATCCGGTCCTTCCTGCCCGGGTTCACCACGCCGTCCGGTGACGGCCGGGTGGGCCTCGCGTTCCTCTGCGAGGACGGGGTGGACGCCGTCTACGAGGAGTTGCTCGCCGCGGGGTACAAGGGCGAGCACCCGCCGTGGGACGCGCCCTGGGGGCAGCGTTACGCGCTGGTCCTGGACCCGGACGGCAACTCGGTGGACCTGTTCGCGCCGCTGGGCTGA
- a CDS encoding DUF397 domain-containing protein, which produces MSQEWVKSSYSSGQANCVEVRLGESVAQRDSKQAAGPVIMHTHEGWRTFVTSLRRGDLAS; this is translated from the coding sequence ATGAGTCAGGAATGGGTGAAGTCGTCGTACAGCAGCGGGCAGGCCAACTGCGTTGAGGTACGCCTCGGGGAGTCGGTGGCCCAGCGGGACAGCAAGCAGGCGGCAGGACCGGTGATCATGCACACCCATGAGGGGTGGCGGACGTTCGTGACGAGCCTGCGTCGCGGCGACCTCGCCTCGTAG
- a CDS encoding helix-turn-helix domain-containing protein, with amino-acid sequence MPSAMDVARLAAMDAERAAGLLKEIRAATLAGRRAGPPPRAVINESWIRAVRDGLDPEQCCVGDLLSLEELAERRQRSPLAEVLPLVRESLAPVTDEAQSIMAICDAEGRVLWREGHPAVLRKADLLGFEPGADWSERAVGTNGVGTPLVIRRPVRVHSAEHFVRAQHPWTCAGAPITDPRDGRLLGGIDVSGPHETQHPATQALVASVAKLAEAWLRERHLTGLDRLRSVAAPVLARVGGRALAVDRDGWTAGVTGMPPVDRVALPRGLAQGRAWLPSLGDCRVEMLPGGWLLRIEEPREAAATRVFLDVSGTRRSFVTVSGGAGDWTHELTPRHAELLYLLAVHRPGRSASELAEALFGDPGRTVTVRAEVSRIRRYLGGLLEHRPYRFREDAVVEVARPERGCDLLPHSSAPSIRGGPEAG; translated from the coding sequence ATGCCGTCAGCCATGGACGTGGCCAGGCTCGCCGCCATGGACGCGGAGCGGGCGGCCGGACTGCTCAAGGAGATCCGGGCGGCGACCCTGGCGGGCCGGCGGGCCGGCCCGCCGCCGCGCGCGGTGATCAACGAGTCCTGGATACGGGCGGTGCGTGACGGTCTCGATCCGGAGCAGTGCTGTGTGGGCGATCTGCTGAGCCTGGAGGAGCTGGCCGAGCGGCGTCAGCGCTCACCGCTGGCCGAGGTGCTGCCCCTGGTGAGGGAGTCGCTCGCGCCGGTCACCGACGAGGCGCAGTCGATCATGGCGATCTGTGACGCGGAGGGCCGGGTGCTGTGGCGGGAGGGGCATCCGGCGGTGCTGCGGAAGGCGGATCTGCTCGGCTTCGAGCCGGGCGCCGACTGGAGCGAGCGGGCGGTCGGGACCAACGGGGTGGGGACGCCGCTGGTGATCCGGCGGCCGGTGCGGGTCCACTCCGCCGAGCACTTCGTCCGCGCGCAGCACCCCTGGACGTGCGCGGGCGCGCCGATCACCGATCCGCGGGACGGGCGGCTGCTCGGCGGGATCGATGTGAGCGGCCCGCACGAGACCCAGCATCCGGCGACGCAGGCCTTGGTGGCGTCCGTGGCGAAGCTGGCCGAGGCGTGGCTGAGGGAACGCCATCTGACCGGGCTGGACCGGCTGCGGTCGGTGGCGGCGCCGGTGCTGGCGCGGGTCGGCGGGCGGGCGCTCGCGGTCGACCGGGACGGCTGGACGGCCGGGGTGACGGGGATGCCGCCGGTGGACCGGGTGGCGCTGCCCCGGGGGCTCGCCCAGGGACGGGCGTGGCTGCCGTCGCTCGGTGACTGCCGGGTGGAGATGCTGCCCGGGGGATGGCTGCTGCGGATCGAGGAGCCGCGTGAAGCGGCCGCTACGCGCGTCTTCCTGGATGTCTCCGGGACCCGGCGGTCGTTCGTGACGGTGTCCGGCGGGGCGGGCGACTGGACCCATGAACTGACGCCAAGGCACGCCGAGTTGCTGTACCTGCTCGCCGTGCACCGCCCCGGGCGCAGCGCCTCCGAACTGGCCGAGGCACTGTTCGGCGACCCGGGCCGCACGGTGACCGTCCGGGCCGAGGTGTCACGGATACGGAGGTACCTGGGCGGGCTGCTGGAGCACCGGCCGTACCGGTTCCGGGAGGACGCGGTGGTGGAGGTCGCCCGCCCGGAGCGGGGGTGCGACCTGCTCCCCCATTCGTCGGCCCCGTCGATCCGGGGCGGGCCGGAGGCGGGGTGA
- a CDS encoding acyl-CoA dehydrogenase family protein, with product MAASTHTVTNQSPPLTGYDVFAADRALSEAVARHLDPVLLPVAAAELSVLGEAAGSAQAQEWGAQANENPPKLRTHDRYGHRIDEVDFHPAWHRVLGKGVGAGLTAAWATPGGHVRRAAGFMVWSQVEAGHGCPLSMTHAAVPALRAEPELAAEWEPRLTSRVYEAGLRPAASKAGALLGMGMTEKQGGSDVRGNSTVARALAADGEYALTGHKWFCSAPMSDGFLVLARAADGLTCFLVPRVLGDGSRNVFAIQRLKDKLGNRSNASAEVEFDGTWARRVGPEGRGVRTLVEMVAATRLDCVLGSAALMRQAVAQAVHHATHREAFGGPLIDKPLMRNVLADLALESEAATTLALRLAAACDAAEAADGSGESERAFLRLAVPVAKYWVTKRCTPLVVEALECLGGNGYVEESGMPRLLRESPLNSVWEGSGNVQALDVLRALQREPSALNAFLVEVGRARGADHRLDRAVRDLLTELADLSGLEARARRVVERMALVLTGSLLVRFAPAEVADAFCSSRLGGDWGHAFGTLAHTLDLGSVVERARPVA from the coding sequence ATGGCAGCGAGCACCCACACAGTGACCAACCAGTCCCCGCCCCTGACGGGGTACGACGTTTTCGCCGCCGACCGGGCCCTGTCGGAGGCGGTGGCGCGGCATCTCGACCCGGTGCTCCTGCCGGTGGCGGCGGCCGAGTTGTCGGTGCTCGGGGAGGCCGCCGGGTCGGCGCAGGCGCAGGAGTGGGGTGCCCAGGCGAACGAGAACCCGCCGAAGCTGCGGACCCATGACCGCTACGGCCACCGGATCGACGAGGTCGACTTCCATCCGGCCTGGCACCGGGTGCTCGGCAAGGGGGTCGGGGCGGGGCTGACAGCCGCGTGGGCGACCCCGGGCGGGCATGTGCGGCGGGCGGCCGGATTCATGGTCTGGTCGCAGGTCGAGGCGGGGCACGGCTGCCCGCTGTCGATGACCCACGCGGCGGTGCCCGCGCTGCGCGCCGAGCCGGAGCTGGCGGCCGAGTGGGAGCCCCGGCTCACCTCCCGGGTGTACGAGGCGGGGCTGCGTCCGGCGGCGTCGAAGGCGGGGGCACTGCTCGGGATGGGGATGACCGAGAAGCAGGGCGGCAGTGACGTCCGGGGGAACTCGACGGTCGCGCGGGCGCTCGCCGCGGACGGCGAGTACGCGCTGACCGGTCACAAATGGTTCTGTTCGGCGCCGATGTCGGACGGTTTCCTGGTGCTGGCGCGGGCGGCGGACGGGCTGACGTGCTTCCTGGTGCCACGGGTGCTGGGGGACGGTTCACGGAACGTGTTCGCGATCCAGCGGCTCAAGGACAAGCTGGGCAACCGGTCGAACGCGTCCGCCGAGGTCGAGTTCGACGGGACCTGGGCGCGGCGGGTGGGGCCGGAGGGGCGCGGGGTGCGCACCCTCGTGGAGATGGTGGCGGCGACCCGGCTGGACTGCGTCCTCGGTTCGGCGGCGCTGATGCGGCAGGCGGTCGCGCAGGCGGTGCACCACGCGACGCACCGGGAGGCGTTCGGCGGGCCGCTGATCGACAAGCCGCTGATGCGCAATGTGCTGGCCGATCTGGCGCTGGAGTCGGAGGCGGCGACGACGCTGGCGCTGCGGCTGGCGGCGGCCTGCGACGCGGCGGAGGCGGCGGACGGCTCCGGGGAGTCGGAGCGGGCGTTCCTGCGGCTCGCGGTGCCCGTCGCCAAGTACTGGGTGACCAAGCGCTGCACCCCGCTGGTGGTGGAGGCGCTGGAGTGCCTGGGCGGCAACGGGTACGTGGAGGAGTCCGGGATGCCGAGGCTGCTGCGCGAGTCGCCGCTGAACTCCGTCTGGGAGGGCTCGGGCAATGTGCAGGCGCTGGACGTGCTGCGGGCGCTGCAACGCGAACCGTCGGCGCTCAACGCGTTCCTGGTGGAGGTGGGACGGGCGCGGGGCGCCGACCACCGGCTGGACCGGGCCGTGAGGGACCTGCTGACGGAGCTGGCGGACCTGAGCGGGCTGGAGGCGCGGGCGCGGCGGGTGGTGGAGCGGATGGCCCTGGTGCTGACCGGTTCGCTGCTGGTGCGGTTCGCACCGGCGGAGGTCGCGGACGCGTTCTGCTCCTCACGGCTGGGCGGCGACTGGGGCCACGCGTTCGGCACCCTCGCGCACACCCTGGACCTGGGGTCGGTGGTGGAGCGGGCCCGTCCCGTGGCGTAG
- a CDS encoding GNAT family N-acetyltransferase, whose translation MSISVTTWSLEQTAPGDLVPAKEPDGDVRIVRAEVPSPEFSRFLYTAVGGDIRWTDLLPRTYAEWRRHLERPGTETWVAYERGTPAGYVELQAQEHGSVEIVYFGLIPAFRGRRIGGHLLTYGTARAWDLADRWPGLPPTDRVWLHTCSKDGEHALGNYQRRGFRLFDTRVEEERDVATPGPWPAAGPY comes from the coding sequence ATGAGCATCTCCGTGACCACGTGGTCCCTGGAACAGACCGCCCCGGGGGACCTGGTCCCGGCGAAGGAGCCCGACGGCGACGTCCGGATCGTCCGCGCCGAGGTCCCGTCCCCGGAATTCAGCCGTTTCCTGTACACCGCCGTGGGCGGTGACATCCGCTGGACGGACCTGCTGCCCCGGACGTACGCCGAGTGGCGGCGGCATCTGGAGCGGCCGGGCACGGAGACGTGGGTCGCCTACGAGCGGGGCACCCCGGCGGGGTACGTGGAGCTCCAGGCCCAGGAACACGGTTCGGTGGAGATCGTGTACTTCGGCTTGATCCCGGCGTTCCGGGGCCGCAGGATCGGGGGTCATCTGCTGACGTACGGCACGGCCCGCGCCTGGGATCTGGCGGACCGCTGGCCCGGTCTGCCCCCGACCGACCGGGTCTGGCTGCACACCTGCAGCAAGGACGGGGAGCACGCCCTGGGCAACTACCAGCGGCGGGGCTTCCGGCTCTTCGACACCCGCGTCGAGGAGGAGCGGGACGTGGCGACGCCGGGGCCCTGGCCGGCCGCCGGACCGTACTGA
- a CDS encoding putative leader peptide has protein sequence MPSAGIPLVSRRHVDLGRVSSAICPAR, from the coding sequence ATGCCTTCCGCTGGAATCCCCTTGGTGAGTCGACGTCATGTCGACCTCGGCCGCGTGTCCAGCGCCATCTGTCCGGCGCGCTGA
- a CDS encoding helix-turn-helix transcriptional regulator — MGYVERASRVPGAVVWSRDMPPGAGGRRTPVLPDGCMDLLWTEGRLFVAGPDTRAQHGGGGDVRRVVGVRFAPGTAPAVLGTPARVLRDRRVDLTELWPRPLVRALIGRVDAADDPMRELEAVAGEGWSRSAGTDPLVGRIVAGLRAGRSVAAVADGAGIGARALHRLSLDVFGYGPKTLARVLRFQRALDLARTGAPLAEVAVRCGYADQPHLAREARALTGTPLTGLLA, encoded by the coding sequence ATGGGGTACGTGGAACGCGCCTCCCGGGTGCCCGGGGCGGTGGTGTGGAGCCGGGACATGCCGCCCGGCGCGGGCGGGCGCCGGACACCGGTGCTGCCCGACGGCTGCATGGATCTGCTGTGGACCGAGGGGCGTCTTTTCGTCGCCGGACCGGACACCCGCGCCCAGCACGGCGGCGGCGGTGACGTGCGCCGTGTCGTGGGCGTCCGCTTCGCGCCCGGGACCGCGCCGGCCGTCCTCGGGACGCCCGCCCGCGTGCTGCGCGACCGCCGGGTCGACCTCACCGAGCTGTGGCCCCGGCCGCTGGTGCGCGCGCTCATCGGCCGGGTGGACGCGGCCGACGACCCGATGCGTGAGCTGGAGGCTGTCGCGGGGGAGGGGTGGAGCCGCTCGGCGGGCACCGACCCGCTCGTCGGACGGATCGTCGCGGGACTGCGGGCCGGACGCAGCGTCGCGGCCGTCGCGGACGGGGCCGGGATCGGGGCGCGGGCCCTGCACCGGCTCTCCCTCGACGTGTTCGGGTACGGGCCCAAGACCCTGGCCCGGGTCCTGCGCTTCCAGCGGGCGCTGGACCTCGCGCGGACGGGTGCGCCGCTCGCCGAGGTCGCCGTGCGCTGCGGCTACGCCGACCAGCCGCACCTCGCCCGCGAGGCCCGCGCCCTCACCGGCACCCCGCTGACCGGTCTGCTCGCCTGA
- the rsgA gene encoding ribosome small subunit-dependent GTPase A, with protein MSARSAYSPAVPSLPAPHPLAVYGWDDDWAASFAPHAARGLVPGRVVRVDRGQCDVMTEDGLVRPDTAFVVPHDPLRVICTGDWAAVDPEGGDPRYVRSYLPRRSAFVRSTSSKRSEGQILAANVDHAIIAVSLAVELDLGRIERFLALGWESGAQPVVVLTKADLVPDATTLSHLVEDVGTSAPGVPVLPVSARSAEGLDVLAAVVAGGTSVLLGQSGAGKSTLANALLGEDVQTVQDNRDVDGKGRHTTTTRNLLVLPGGGVLIDTPGLRGVGLFDAGSGVGQVFSEIDAMARDCRFHDCAHEAEPGCAVTAAVADGTLPERRLESFRKLMRENQRIVAKSDARARAELRREWKRKDAEGRAAGAIKRGGRL; from the coding sequence CTGTCCGCGCGCTCTGCGTACTCCCCGGCCGTCCCGTCGCTGCCCGCCCCGCATCCGCTCGCGGTCTACGGCTGGGACGACGACTGGGCGGCCTCGTTCGCCCCGCACGCCGCGCGGGGGCTCGTGCCCGGCCGGGTCGTCCGGGTCGACCGGGGACAGTGCGACGTCATGACCGAGGACGGACTCGTCCGTCCCGACACCGCCTTCGTCGTCCCCCACGACCCGCTGCGGGTCATCTGCACCGGTGACTGGGCCGCCGTCGACCCCGAGGGCGGCGACCCCCGCTATGTCCGCAGCTATCTGCCGCGCCGTTCCGCGTTCGTCCGCTCCACCTCCTCGAAGCGGTCCGAGGGGCAGATCCTCGCGGCCAACGTCGACCACGCGATCATCGCCGTGTCCCTCGCCGTGGAACTCGACCTCGGCCGGATCGAACGCTTCCTCGCGCTCGGCTGGGAGTCCGGCGCCCAGCCCGTCGTCGTCCTCACCAAGGCCGACCTCGTCCCCGACGCCACGACCCTGTCCCACCTCGTGGAGGACGTGGGCACCAGCGCGCCCGGGGTGCCCGTACTGCCGGTCAGCGCCCGGTCCGCGGAGGGCCTCGACGTGCTCGCCGCGGTGGTCGCCGGAGGGACGAGCGTGCTCCTCGGGCAGTCCGGCGCCGGGAAGTCCACCCTCGCCAACGCGCTGCTCGGCGAGGACGTCCAGACCGTCCAGGACAACCGGGACGTGGACGGCAAGGGCCGCCACACCACGACCACCCGCAACCTCCTCGTGCTGCCCGGGGGCGGGGTCCTCATCGACACCCCCGGACTGCGCGGCGTCGGACTCTTCGACGCGGGCAGCGGCGTGGGACAGGTCTTCTCCGAGATCGACGCGATGGCCCGCGACTGCCGCTTCCACGACTGCGCCCACGAGGCCGAACCCGGCTGCGCGGTCACCGCGGCCGTCGCGGACGGCACCCTCCCCGAACGGCGCCTGGAGAGCTTCCGCAAGCTGATGCGGGAGAACCAGCGGATCGTCGCCAAGTCCGACGCCAGGGCCCGCGCGGAACTGCGGCGCGAATGGAAGCGGAAGGACGCCGAGGGGCGGGCGGCGGGTGCGATCAAGCGGGGCGGCCGGCTCTGA
- a CDS encoding radical SAM protein — MGTTDSTDTADGTVPRTALVEDLLERFPHVPREAVFKEDLLRGGMAFDESALSDTGNEATGDVKPKSYFIFSFDHGTLPELGAAALRRPPEEIVLTGGPYDLRRTVVSVRVNPASPYRVAAGDDGVLGLYLDGRRIADVGLPPMPDYYRHKLANGKSVMEVAPTIQWGYLIYLTVFRVCQYFGAKEECQYCDINHNWRQQKAAGRPYTGVKDVDEVLEALEIIDKYDTARTSTAYTLTGGAVTSKIAGRDEADFYGHYAKAIEERFPGRWIGKVVAQALPKDDVQRFKDYGVQIYHPNYEVWDRRLFQLYCPGKERYVGRDEWHRRVLDSADVFGARNVIPNFVAGVEMAEPFGFTTVDEAIASTTEGLRYFMSHGITPRFTTWCPEPTTPLGKANPQGAPLEYHIRLLEAYRATMDEFGLTSPPGYGPAGPGRAVFSVSSFMDSLAPQEPVAVTRD, encoded by the coding sequence ATGGGTACCACCGACAGCACCGACACCGCGGACGGCACGGTGCCACGCACCGCGCTGGTCGAGGATCTGCTGGAACGGTTCCCGCACGTACCCCGGGAGGCGGTGTTCAAGGAGGACCTGCTGCGCGGCGGGATGGCCTTCGACGAGTCCGCCCTCAGCGACACCGGCAACGAGGCCACCGGCGACGTCAAACCGAAGTCGTACTTCATCTTCTCCTTCGACCACGGCACCCTCCCCGAGCTGGGCGCCGCCGCGCTGCGCCGCCCGCCCGAGGAGATCGTGCTCACCGGCGGCCCCTACGACCTGCGCCGTACGGTGGTCTCGGTCCGGGTCAACCCGGCGTCCCCGTACCGGGTCGCCGCCGGTGACGACGGGGTCCTCGGGCTGTACCTCGACGGCCGCCGCATCGCCGATGTGGGCCTGCCGCCGATGCCCGACTACTACCGGCACAAGCTCGCGAACGGCAAGTCCGTGATGGAGGTCGCCCCGACCATCCAGTGGGGCTACCTCATCTATCTGACGGTCTTCCGGGTCTGCCAGTACTTCGGCGCCAAGGAGGAGTGCCAGTACTGCGACATCAACCACAACTGGCGCCAGCAGAAGGCCGCGGGCCGCCCCTACACCGGCGTCAAGGACGTCGACGAGGTGCTGGAGGCCCTGGAGATCATCGACAAGTACGACACCGCCAGGACGTCCACCGCGTACACCCTCACCGGCGGCGCCGTCACCTCGAAGATCGCCGGGCGCGACGAGGCCGACTTCTACGGCCACTACGCCAAGGCCATCGAGGAGCGCTTCCCCGGCCGCTGGATCGGCAAGGTCGTCGCCCAGGCGCTGCCCAAGGACGACGTCCAGCGCTTCAAGGACTACGGCGTGCAGATCTACCACCCCAACTACGAGGTGTGGGACCGCAGGCTGTTCCAGCTGTACTGCCCCGGGAAGGAACGTTACGTCGGCCGCGACGAATGGCACCGCCGTGTCCTCGACTCGGCGGACGTGTTCGGCGCCCGCAACGTCATCCCCAACTTCGTCGCCGGGGTAGAGATGGCGGAGCCCTTCGGCTTCACCACCGTGGACGAGGCGATCGCCTCCACCACCGAGGGCCTGCGCTACTTCATGTCGCACGGCATCACCCCCCGGTTCACCACCTGGTGCCCCGAACCGACCACCCCCCTCGGCAAGGCCAACCCGCAGGGCGCGCCGCTGGAGTACCACATCCGGCTGCTGGAGGCGTACCGCGCGACGATGGACGAGTTCGGGCTGACCTCCCCGCCCGGCTACGGTCCGGCGGGCCCCGGCCGCGCCGTGTTCTCCGTCAGCTCGTTCATGGACAGCCTCGCCCCGCAGGAACCGGTCGCCGTCACCCGCGACTGA
- a CDS encoding ATP-binding protein produces MVTNAVRYGSRPGDAVHVVIDADESRTRVEVMDHSRRRPRRRRNAAPGTRGRGLLLLDVLSARWGVDARPLGKAVWAEVRR; encoded by the coding sequence CTGGTGACCAACGCCGTGCGGTACGGGTCCCGTCCGGGGGACGCCGTACACGTCGTCATCGACGCCGACGAGTCCCGGACGCGGGTGGAGGTGATGGATCATTCGCGACGCCGTCCACGGCGCCGCCGGAACGCCGCACCGGGCACCCGTGGGCGCGGTCTCCTCCTGCTCGACGTGCTGTCGGCCCGGTGGGGTGTCGACGCGAGGCCGCTGGGCAAGGCCGTCTGGGCGGAGGTGCGGCGATGA
- a CDS encoding AraC family transcriptional regulator — MDALAGLLEGPRARGAFLIRACFDPPWSVRVEDRAPLSLMVMLRGEAYIVPESGATVRIGPGDIAIARGPDPYTCADDPATAPRVHCLPGEVCATPDGVLLGGALDLGSRNWGERADGAVSLLIGTYQLRGEISGRLLEALPPLLTLTAGSWDHALLPLLAQEMDREEPGQDVVLDRLLDLIAIQALRAWFSRPEAEAPAWYLALADPVVGRALRLLQDDPAHPWTVASLAAKAGVSRAALARRFTDLVGEPPMAYLTGWRLALCADLLRDTDLTIGAIARQVGYGSAFALSSAFKRVYGVSPQEHRAP; from the coding sequence ATGGACGCCCTCGCCGGTCTGCTGGAAGGCCCACGCGCGCGTGGCGCCTTCCTGATCCGCGCCTGCTTCGACCCGCCCTGGTCGGTCCGGGTCGAGGACCGCGCGCCGCTGTCCCTGATGGTCATGCTCCGCGGCGAGGCGTACATCGTCCCCGAGTCCGGCGCCACCGTCCGTATCGGCCCCGGTGACATCGCCATCGCCCGCGGCCCCGACCCGTACACCTGCGCCGACGACCCCGCGACCGCGCCCCGCGTCCACTGCCTGCCCGGAGAGGTCTGCGCGACCCCCGACGGCGTACTCCTCGGCGGCGCGCTCGACCTGGGTTCGCGCAACTGGGGCGAACGGGCCGACGGGGCGGTGTCGCTGCTCATCGGGACGTACCAGCTGCGCGGCGAGATCAGCGGACGTCTCCTCGAAGCGCTGCCCCCGCTGCTCACCCTCACCGCCGGGAGCTGGGACCACGCGCTGCTGCCGCTGCTCGCCCAGGAGATGGACCGTGAGGAACCCGGCCAGGACGTCGTCCTCGACCGGCTGCTCGACCTGATCGCCATCCAGGCGCTGCGGGCCTGGTTCTCCCGCCCGGAGGCCGAGGCGCCCGCGTGGTACCTCGCCCTGGCCGACCCCGTCGTCGGACGCGCCCTGCGGCTGCTCCAGGACGATCCCGCGCACCCCTGGACCGTCGCCTCGCTCGCCGCCAAGGCCGGAGTCTCCCGGGCGGCCCTCGCCCGCCGCTTCACGGACCTCGTCGGCGAGCCCCCGATGGCGTACCTCACCGGCTGGCGGCTCGCGCTCTGCGCCGATCTGCTGCGGGACACCGACCTGACCATCGGCGCGATAGCCCGCCAGGTGGGCTACGGCAGCGCGTTCGCCCTGTCCAGCGCCTTCAAGCGGGTGTACGGGGTGAGCCCGCAGGAGCACCGGGCGCCGTAG